Proteins from one Kazachstania africana CBS 2517 chromosome 1, complete genome genomic window:
- the RRG8 gene encoding Rrg8p (similar to Saccharomyces cerevisiae YPR116W; ancestral locus Anc_3.440), translating to MKPWRSLLIKNDKVNRIMPHLPDKTSPLFTQFERWSGKKKRLYITNNSEPGTNPFHLSQNLFANLVASPMRHERFSKTKSPKLLLIQSKIDMKSKQLKLCSIQSRTGKNSYVLNSEKVLEKMAKSPMVLSPLHLYSSKITNLNPSDIAMDKQSFLENYRIELINSIKQAYKNHLKNEAKEGDIGVIYDESNPKIMEIINILKGRQLQINLGALKESIGEEVVPSKHFLDSKTDMDLVILVYKLLNFLKN from the coding sequence ATGAAACCGTGGCGTAGCCTATTaatcaaaaatgataaagtAAATAGAATAATGCCGCACTTACCAGATAAAACTTCTCCGTTGTTCACTCAATTTGAGCGATGGTCTggtaagaagaaaagactGTATATCACCAACAATAGTGAACCAGGTACGAACCCGTTTCATTTAAGTCAGAACCTATTTGCGAACCTGGTAGCATCTCCAATGCGACACGAACGGTTTAGTAAAACGAAGTCACCCAAGCTGCTACTCATACAatctaaaattgatatgAAGAGCAAGCAACTAAAACTATGTAGCATTCAATCAAGAACAGGGAAAAATTCGTACGTACTCAATAGTGAGAAGGTACTCGAAAAAATGGCAAAATCTCCCATGGTTTTATCGCCACTGCACCTATACTCTTCAAAGATCACAAATCTCAATCCATCTGATATAGCGATGGATAAACAATCATTTCTGGAAAATTACAGGATAGAACTGATAAATTCTATTAAACAAGCATataaaaatcatttaaagaATGAAGCAAAAGAGGGAGACATCGGAGTGATATATGATGAATCAAACCCCAAGATAATGGAAATAATAAACATTCTAAAAGGAAGGCAACTGCAAATCAACCTTGGGGCCTTGAAAGAGAGTATTGGGGAGGAAGTAGTTCCCAGCAAACATTTTTTAGATTCAAAAACAGATATGGATCTGGTTATTCTTGTATATAAATtacttaattttttaaagaactga